The genomic window AAGACAAAAGTTGGAAAGGCCCttcccctcaaggagtttacattctctcATAAAAGGCCCCATCCAGGAGTTCTGCCAGGAGTCCACAGGGTGCCTCTCCCTGGTTCTGAAATCCACCCCTATCCCTAGACTCtaggagagacagaaggagagaaaaatcccTGAAATGGGTTGGATGACTTTGATCCCTGGGAAGGCTCTTACCATTGATTTGCAAACGTCCCCATCCCAGTACTGGCTTCAACTTTGTGATGGCGACTTGTACGACGTAAACGCCGTCATCATCGAAAGTGAGATTGGTGATAAGCAGGGAACCGTTTGGAAAAACGCTCTCTCGGCCGGTGTGGTTGAGTCCTCGGGTCTGCTCTCCCGACTGGACTATGTAGCTCACAATCCTGTTGGACTCCTCTGTCATCTGCCGGAACCAGGAATAACTCTGAGGCTCCTTCAGGATCCCTCGGACGGACAGAGTGACGTTGCTCCCGATTGACCCATAGGAAGGAATAGGTGCTATGCTCAGCTGGGCCAAAGAAGCTAGCTGGTTGGAGCAGCTGAGGATTGTGGctgggaaagaaggggagaaacacCAGATCAATACCACCCGCCCCCTTCTAAGCATGTGCTCTATACACAGCGAGAGGCGAATaagtgatttttcattcattcattcatcttcctaaGGAACcagggaaaaaggaaatagtttgAACTGTGATAATTCCATTTCTGTCATTAATTATCACTAATCATTCATGTGGTTTTGCTCAGATATGAAAGGAGATACCTTGGAGTTAGGGATGGAGATGGAGGGAAAAATTATTCTTTGTCCCCATTCCAGAGAAGGGTGGGACCTGCCACTTGTCCTTGGGACATCTCTCAGAGAGAACCAGCTCTTCAGAGTCAACCCTATCCTGGAGTTTCCACCGGACTGAGAACGTGTAGCCAGAAGCCCCGGGTGCCAATTCCAGCTCTGACACGTAATACTTGATGTGGAGAGACTCTATGCTGGTGATGTGGTCCTAATTAAGTGACTCGTCTAGGAATTTAAAtgaggaagaccaggattcaaatgtgcctcagatatttactgtcATCCTGGACATGAAAAGGTGCACCTGGGGCTCTGGGCCCTGAGCCAATCATGGATTAGGGGCTCTAGAACTGGCTCTGTtccttactggctgtgtgactttggatatggagtttaacctctctgagtctaTTTTCCACCTGTAACATGAGCTGGACTAGATGGACTAGTTCTAGGATTAGGATCTCTTAAGATGCTTTTGTCCAATCTCTACATCTTGCAGAGGAGGAAAGCGAGACCCAAGTAGACGGAGCATCTTTCCTAAGGTCATGGAGTCAAGCAATAAGTCCTTGAGAGTCAGAGTACTGCCCAGATACATCTGAAGCCCAAGGACTTCCCCATTCTCAGCTTTATTATGTCTTTAAGCTGGTCCCTgatttccttccttacttcttccctctctccctttttctctaatacctttttttcctctctcccacccttcctccttcctttctcctttccttttcttctttccttcctgcctccctcccttcttttttccttctttccttctttcctgtagGAGAAAAACATCCCCTCTTCCTGCCTGCTTTAATAAGGATCCCATTCAAAGTCTCCCACTAAGGAAGCAGCAGAATGAGGTGGAAAGAGCTATTACTCAATAATCAGAGGATCTGGGCTCATTATTTTACCTGTTattaataatatacaaatatacataattctatattatatctaaatatgattaACACTCTATAAGATGCAAATAATACAATTTgtatgattattttatatattagtaatatataaatataaataatcccatattttaaaaaatataatattatatataatcataagTAGTCCCATTTGGAATTACCATTTTGCCTATCAACACTTAAGGCAAAGCTTCTTAGATTATGAGTCATGACTCCAAATATGTGAGAGTTGCAAAACATTTGACAACAAAAGTATCCAAtatgtctttctttcttgatgtgatttcattctttatgcgaAAATAAACAAGTGCATCCATCTTATCAGTATGCAAATTTAATGTCATCTTTAATaagtggtaaaattatatgtatgccagagttgttttaaaataaattttcttatgatttattctcagtaaatgtttgatttgtatacctattttgcaTGTCTATgtccccagggtcacataaaaatttcttgggcgaAAGGGGCCATAAATAAaaacagtttaagaagccctggcctATGAGATTTGATCCATGTCATTTCCCCTGGCTGACCCCTCAacatcacagagctagtaaatagcagagctCAAACTTCAACCCAGATTCTTGTGCATTTTTGAGTGCTCCCCAGAGCTTCCTTCACCATCTCTGAACCCCGGCTGCGTAACCCACATCACCATGACGCTCCCAAGTCATCTttatcctctctccccttcccctctaaTTGTGGGGGCAATCATTTGATCCCATCATTCCTGGGAAGGGCAAACCATCAATCACTTCATGGCTCCCTTCACCTTCCCCAGGACTTCTCTGAGCAAAAGCCTTTTTTTGGCTATTGGGAGtctatatatgttatttcttcctattaaaatgcatgcttcttgagggcaggaactgttggGGTTTTTGTACTTGTATCACCAATGATTAGCCTAGTGATTTTTACATGattcttcgtgatcccatttggggtttttcttggcagatattggagtggtttgccatttccttctccagctccttttccagatgaggaaactgaggaaaacagggtaaagagagttgcccagggtcacccaggtaggaagtatctgaggctggattggaattaATGAAGATGAGTTAGTCTGACTTCAGGCAAGGCATTCTCACCagggcaccacctagctgtccattctggtacatagtaagtggcTATTAAGTGCTATTTctatcattccttccttccttaattcaCCCCCAATCCTAAAGGTCCCCACTTCTCCACCcttatctttcattttacagcctgagcaaactgaggctcgaGGAAGGAAAGACCACACGGCTCCTACTTCAGGTCACAAAGTAGACAAGGAATGGGTCAGGCCCCAGAGGAGGGACTCCGGAGTCCTAGCCCATGTCTCAGCCAATCATCCCACCACCTCTCTCACCTGTGAACAGGAATCCCTTCCAACAGCTCGCCCAGCTGTGGGGAAGGTCCCAGGTCATCTCCATGGACCCACAGGCTCCTCTGCTGAGATTTCTCTCCTGCCCTGCCCGCAGAGCAGATGctcctctgcctctgtctctctgggaCTAGTCTTGCCTCTGGTCCACTCCCCCACTTGTTTAATTCCTCAAGGTCAGGTCACACAAACTCTTTaagccttccagatcttggtttcctCCCCCGCTGCTGGATGGGTACAGtggcttcctcctccccaagaagtgtgctcttccctctccccatgaAGAAGGGAATCAAGTGTCCCATGGTCACTCAGGACTGCCCACTGGTGTGACCTCACCACTgctccttctgttttttttcttagaggcaAAGGAATCAGTGCAGATTCTTGAGCAGGGGAATGGTGCCGTCTTGAGATACACTTTCACAACATTCCCACCCAGAAGAATATAGAGAGAGTTCCCCTAGAGATCCTTGTTTTGTACAATGGGGCCCTCACTTCTCAAGTGTAGTCATGGCTGCCAGTAGGTTAAGTCTTACTTAGGTAACTAGTGTGCAAAAGtccaagagacataatttctgggtaattaacaATCATTTTAGtaataattttacataaaatgtGGTTAGTAGCTTTCTTTCATAAACCAAACTCCTCATGGAGGACATTTGGATGTTTAAAAACTTTTGGCAAAAGGGAGGGGGGTCCCGAAGGATTTCCATCAGCTTTGATTGATTAACAATGAACAAGGAGGAACACATATTAATGAGGAAGTGGGCAAAAAGTCTTCAGATCCTCCCACAGAGAATGTAACCTAATCCTGAAACTCAACAGCATCCAGCAATCTGGAACAAAAAAAACTTATGTCAATCCAGACTACGCTGGCCGATTTTCCCCTTCATAAACTCTAATTCTAACTGGAGGTCCCAAGGACGGGGACTTATGTCTTAAGGGCAAGACCTCACCTAGACTGAATTCTGTTCATAAAGTTTTATACTTGGGTGCGGTCTCCTCCAAGATCAAAAAGCAAGTGAATATCCGGTCTCTTATCCTTCAGCAGTGTCCTTCAGTAGCCAACTGAATAACCTACAAGAGACTGGTTTCTGAATGAAGAAATAGGAAGGGGAAACCCtaatcatattttaataattggTCATTAACATAAGAGAGAAATCATTCTCACCagtttgtttctaaggaaaaagagCCAGGGGCCAGCCAAAAATGGCAAGGAAAATGACCCCTTAATGAGTTCAGGTTCTGAAAGTAACAGGTAAACAATGGgagtcatttctctctctctctctctctcttttttttttctttttcttttttctgaggctgagggtaagtgacttgcccagggtcacacagctggcagtgttaagtgtctgagatcagattcgaactcgggtcctcctgaattcagggctggtgctctatccactgcgccccctagctgccccaacaatagGAGTCATTTCAATGCAAAGCTTTATTGCAAACagtggggaagagggggaaaggaagaaagaaaaggggaaccCTACATACAGCTCGGGAATACCTACTAACATAGAGTAAAAGTGCTGGGCAGCCCTGTGGGGGAAAGCAGAGACCGGGATCCATTTGGCAGAAAGAAGGAGCTCCAAAGTGTTCTTCTGAGAATGGATTCCTAGATGCTCATTTTGGATGGCTCCTCTGGAACTGGCTGAATTGCATATCAGGATCAGGACAAATTATTACTTGGGAAGGGATTGTTATCAAGGAGAAAAAGAGCTGGCAGTAGACAAATTATTATGTGAAGAACAAAAAATGTTATTGAAAGAATATTCCATGAATATGTTCTATACTTTTCCTTTAAGGGGAAACTTAAAACAATTAGGCCTAATattaggagaagaaaatggcagtcGTCTCCAGGACACCCGGAAGCCCCAGATGGGATCAGAAAGAGTCGGACGTGACTGAATACTGAGCAATCTTATAACAATGGTTCCCATATAGAATCTCTAAGCTCCAGCTTCTCTTAAGGGGAAACTGTTATGACCACCAGGTCTCATCTTATAATAGGGTGGAGCCTGAACTAGAAGAGGGAGACACTTGTGTTGTCCAGGTGCGAGGGGCGGGGTTGCAGCTCCAGTGGAATTGGAGGGTCAATTTTCACCGACCTGCCAGTGTTCTGCTTTttatacctttcttttttcttttttttttttttttctgaggctggggttaagtgacttgcccagggtcacacagctggaagtgttaagtgtctgagatcagatttgaactcgggtcctcctgaattcagggctggtgttctatccactgcgccacccagctgcccccctgCCAGTGTTCTGAACAAGAGATCATTCTTCAGTCACCAATGAATGGATAAAGAACTAGAACTGAAGCTTATCAAAACTGAgagttgcttttaaaaaaagaaaatcaaactttTGTGTTATTAATCTAACACTCTCGATTATCACCAAAGAATACGCAAAACATGGACAAAACCCGCTAACCAAAGCCCCAAATTCAGATGGTTGTTATTAAATCATAATAGCcacacaatttcttttttgaactcaattttattttattttcagtttcaaactCCTAACCTCTCCCTTATtcactgagaagacaagaaagACAAAACTCAAGAGTTGTCATCGCTCAGTCATTTCAGGCTCTTCATgagttttgggtttttcttggccgATAAATTGGCGTGATTTGCTGTctccttctgcagttcattttatagatgaggaaactgaagcaaataggatgaagtaatttgcccagggacacacagctaataaatatctgagatcagatttgaattcaggaagatgagtttttctacTTCAGGCGGGGCACTCTACCCATTGCATTGCTTAGCTGCCCTACAaagatattatatatagttttatttttatagttatgtttattttatacttatattttattatatataaatataaatatattaaacatttacatatattatatatgtaatacattaatattaaatatgtgtatatttacatatattaatattatatattaaacatattatattatatattaaacatttacacatattatatattaatattataatatatgtaatacattaatattaaatatgtgtatatttacatatattaatattatatattaaatatattagatataactaatacaaataatatattcataGAAGACAAATGTCCACATTACTTATgttcctcaaaaaagaaaaaaaaggggggggaatgtTTGTTCTTGTACTAGGAATTTACTATACGTGAGGCTGTTGGGGGCAGGGGAGCTATTATTGGGGGAAAGGCAGCTTTCCCCAGCCCTCTCACCCAGAGGACCCAAAATCTGTGACCTAGACCCATATCCTAGACCCTCCTCCGTCTCTGTCCCCTTGGAATCTGTAGAACTTTGGACACTGGGGCACCCAGCTCATAAGTAGCATCCATATCACTCAGTCTCTCAGTCCAGTGAGAAACCAACATCTGAATCCCCCAAACATGAGGCTTTTTCTTAAAGGGATTAATCTTCACTTCCCTGGGATGAAGATTTGGGGACATGAATTCCCCCTTTGTGGCCACAAGGTGGCAGCAAGAACAGGTGCAATGTTCGGAAGGATCAGTCATTGGAATAAATACACAATCTATTCCCCTAaaagttatgatcaaaaaaagagcctgaataagatctttcaagaaatgatcaaggaaaactgttcggatattctagaaccagaaggtaaagtagaaattgaaagagagGAAACCTTATTTTCAGGGGTACCCCTAGAACCTTGGAGAAATTCTAGCTCTAGGCATCCAACTTGCCAGTGAAAGCAAGAGTTGTGATGAGGACTTCAGagccataaaaagaactgcttaAAATTGATTTGACTTTGCTCAAAAAGTCAAAGATATCTCAGTTATATCTTTACATAAACATGAAAGATATAGCTAACTttatatataaacagatatatCAGTTAGGCATTCGGAAGCCATTTCTGATAAAGAATTATATACCACCTTAAAAATTGCATTGGAAGTGATTGTTACTTTTATTACGGCTTGGCAGTAGAATTATCAGATGTGAATGGCCTAGTGATTTTTCTAGTTGTTCTTTGAAGAGAACCAGTAACATTTCTAGTCATGTTTAACTCGCTTGTGAATTGGATTTGTAAGTTGCCTAAAGTCATTCTCTCTTGcggagtcatcaaagtccagccGGAATAGAAAACACTCCTCTAAATACCTTTaaactgaagaaaattcactGG from Sminthopsis crassicaudata isolate SCR6 chromosome 3, ASM4859323v1, whole genome shotgun sequence includes these protein-coding regions:
- the LOC141564490 gene encoding cell adhesion molecule CEACAM8-like: MEMTWDLPHSWASCWKGFLFTATILSCSNQLASLAQLSIAPIPSYGSIGSNVTLSVRGILKEPQSYSWFRQMTEESNRIVSYIVQSGEQTRGLNHTGRESVFPNGSLLITNLTFDDDGVYVVQVAITKLKPVLGWGRLQINDSPKSSHLGLVASIVLGAMAGGVVTGVLGYFFFKRTRGILRSSRSMRQNSVRRRRHHPISQNNGRRLVIHFLSRDIGGPPPGIGSQQNGCL